The following is a genomic window from Verrucomicrobiia bacterium.
GTACCTTGGGGCGGTGGGGGGGACGAACTGGCTGCGGCTGGAGACCATTCCGGCGGCGGGGAGCAACCGGTGGGTGGAACTGCTGCAACCGGTGCAATCCCCGCAGCGCTTCTACCGCCTGGGTGTCACCCTGCCCAATCCCTAAGCCGGCGGCGGTGTCGCCCACTGGCCATGAGCGCGTGCTGTCCTTCCCTTTCGGGCTGGACAGACGGGCGGCAACCGCTTATTGGTAATACCACAAAAACTAAACCACACTTATGATGAAAACGAATCGTCGGCAATTTGTGCAAACCACCGCCCTGGCCGCGGCGGCCCTGAGCGTGGCCCCGCAGGTTTGGGGGGCGGCCCGGAAGAAGCTTCCCATTGCGTTGCAGCTTTATTCGGTGCGGCAGGACTGCGGCAAGGATTTCGACGCCGCCTTGGAGCGCGTCGCCAAAATGGGCTTCGATGGGGTGGAGTTTGCCGGCTATCACACCTACGGCGGCAAACCCAAGGAGCTGCGCAAGCGGCTGGATGATCTGGGCTTGAAGGTGGCCGCCACCCACATCGGCACGGGCAGTTTCCGCGGCGACAACCTCCAGAAGACCATCGAGTTCCACCAGATCATCGGCTGCAAGTTCCTCATTGTGCCGGGCGATGGTGACTTTACCAACCCCGAAAAGTGCAAGCCGCTGGCCGATTTGTTCAATCAAACCGCCGAGAAGTTGAAACCCTTGAACATGTATTGCGGCTACCACAATCACACGGCGGAATTCAAAAAATTCGGTGACACCACCTTCTGGGACTTCTTTGCCGCCAACACGAGCAAGGACGTGGTCTTGCAGCAGGACTGCGGCTGGACCGCGGCGGCCAAGCTCGATCCGGTGGAGATGATGAAAAAATATCCGGGCCGGATGAAATCCACGCACTTCAAACCCACCGTGGTGGGCAACGAGCCGGGCAAAAAGGCATTCATCGGGCAGGACTCGGTGGATTGGAAAGCCGTGATTGCGGCCTGCATCGAATTTGGCGGATCAGAGTGGATCACCCTCGAGCAGGAAGCCTATCCGGACGGCAAATCCCCCATGGAAGCCACGGAGATTTCCTTCAAGGCGCTGAAGGCCATGGTGGGCTGATTGTCCCGCAAATAACTTCGGACAACGGCATGCCGAAAAATGCGGCATGCCGTTTGTCTTTTTTACAATCCCGGGCAATTTATCATGGAAGCGCCGCCGGGTCAGGGAAGCGGCACAAGCCATCATTTTGGGACAAATTCTTATTTGCTAATCATTATCATTTGATACACTTTACCATCGCTGTGTGATGCAAATAGCGAGTAAAGAGCAGGCGCATGCGCGCTTTCTGGCCCTCTTGCGCCAGGCCGGTCTCCCGGTGACCACCCAACGGCGGGCGGTTTTCGAGGCCATGCTGGAGCGACAGGATCATCCCACCGCGGAGCAGGTTTATCAGGTGGTGCTCCAAAAGCTGCCCCACATCTCGCGCATGACCGTGCATCGCATCCTCAACACCTTTGTGGCACTGGGCGTGGTGGATAAAACCTGCCATCCCGGTTCGGCGGCCCGTTTCGATTCCAAGACCCATCCTCACCATCACCTGGTGTGTCTGGATTGCGGGGCCATCATGGACGTGGAGGATCCGCGGCTCGATCGCATGCCCCGGCCGCGCATTCCCGCCGGCGATTTTGTCATCGAAGATTACCAGGTCCAGTTTCGCGGCCGTTGTGCCCGCTGCCAGCAAAAGGCCCGAGCCCTTCAGCGACGGCCCAGAATCAACGCTTCCGCGGCGCCGCCGCGAAATGCTGGATCAACAACCTGAACCCAAAGAACCAAGAAAGGAAACCCAGCCATGAGTAATCAGAGCCAGTGCCCCTTCTCGGGCAAAACCATGAAATCCTATGCCGGCGCCGGCACCACCAATCGCGACTGGTGGCCGCATCAGTTGCGGTTGGAATTGCTGCACCAGCACTCGAGCAAGTCCAATCCAATGGACAAGGACTTCAACTACGCCAAGGAATTCCAGAGCCTGGATTATTGGGCGTTGAAGAAGGACCTGGCAGCCTTGATGACCGATTCCCAGGACTGGTGGCCGGCGGACTTTGGCCACTATGGCCCGTTGTTTATTCGCATGGCCTGGCACAGCGCCGGCACCTATCGCATTGGCGATGGCCGCGGCGGGGCGGGGCGGGGCCAGCAGCGCTTTGCGCCGCTCAATAGCTGGCCGGACAACGTGAATCTCGACAAGGCGCGCCGCCTGCTGTGGCCCATCAAGCAAAAATACGGGCGTAAAATTTCCTGGGCTGATTTGATGATTCTGGCCGGCAATGTGGCGCTCGAAACGATGGGATTCAAAACCTTCGGCTTTGCTGGCGGACGCGAAGATGTCTGGGAGCCGGATCAGGATGTCTATTGGGGATCTGAAAAAACCTGGCTCGGTGACGAGCGTTATTCCGGCGACCGACAGTTGGAAAATCCTCTGGCCGCCGTGCAGATGGGATTGATTTATGTCAACCCGGAAGGGCCCAATGGCAACCCGGATCCCGTGGCGGCGGCCCGGGACATTCGCGAAACCTTCGCCCGCATGGCGATGAATGACGAGGAGACCGTGGCGTTGATCGCGGGCGGACATACTTTTGGCAAGACCCACGGGGCCGGGCCGGCCTCGCACGTCGGGCCGGAGCCGGAGGCGGCGCCGCTGGAGGAACAGGGGTTGGGATGGAAGAGCACCTTTGGCACCGGCAAGGGGCCTGACACCATCACCAGCGGTTTGGAGGTGACCTGGACCACCACGCCCACAAAGTGGAGCACCAACTTCTTTTGGAATCTGTTTAACTACGAATGGGAGCTGACCAAAAGCCCGGCCGGTGCCTGGCAGTGGCGGCCCAAGGGTGGAGCGGGGGAGGGCACCGTGCCCGATGCGCATGATCCCAACAAACGGCATGCGCCGGCCATGCTTACCACGGATCTGGCCCTGCGTTATGATCCTGTGTACGAAAAGATTTCCCGCCGCTTCATGGAAAACCCGGACCAGTTCGCCGAGGCCTTTGCGCGGGCGTGGTTCAAGCTGACGCATCGCGACATGGGCCCGCGTGCGCGCTACCTCGGCCCGGAGGTGCCCAAGGAGGAGTTGATCTGGCAGGATCCCATCCCGCCGGTAAATCATCCGCTGGTGGACGCCCAGGACATTGCCGCGCTCAAGGCCAAAATCCTGGCCTCCGGCCTTGCCATCTCCGAGCTCGTGTACACCGCCTGGTCCTCCGCCTCCACCTTCCGCGGCTCCGACAAGCGCGGCGGCGCCAATGGTGCGCGCATCCGGCTGGCGCCGCAGAAGGATTGGGAGGTCAACCAGCCGCAACAACTGGCCAAAGTCCTGGCCGCCTTGCAGCGCATTCAGGAGGAGTTCAACCGCACGGCGCAGGGCGGCAAGCGCGTATCGCTGGCCGACTTGATTGTGCTGGGCGGCTGCGCCGCCATCGAGGAGGCAGCGAAAAAGGCCGGCCATACAGTTACGGTGCCCTTTGCCCCGGGACGCATGGATGCCCTGGCAGAGCAGACCGACGCCGCCTCCTTTGCCGTGCTGGAGCCGCTGGCCGATGGCTTCCGGAATTACCTGAAGGCCAAATACGCCGTCCCGGCCGAGGCGCTTTTGGTGGACAAGGCGCAATTGCTGACCCTCACGGCACCCGAAATGACCGTGCTGGTGGGCGGGATGCGGGCCTTAAATGCCAATTACGGTGGCACCCGCCACGGCGTTTTCACCTCCCGCCCGGGCACGCTGACCAACGACTTCTTCGTCAACCTGCTCGACATGCGGACGGAATGGAAACCCACCTCGCCCGAGGCGGAGTTGTTTGAGGGCCGCGATCGCAAGACGGGCGAGCTAAAGTGGACCGCCACGCGCGTGGATCTGGTCTTCGGTTCCAATTCCCAACTGCGGGCCATCGCTGAAGTTTATGGGTGCGCCGATTCCCAGGAGAAGTTTGTGCGAGATTTCATCGCCGCCTGGAACAAGGTCATGAATCTGGATCGTTTCGACCTGCTCCAATAAGCGGCGCCAGGCCGTAGATTGCAGGCGGCGGGCGGAGTTGACCGGCAAGGTTAAACCCGCCCGCCGTTTTCCTTTTCCAGCCACGCCATAAAATGGAGGGAGCGGTCAAAAAACCACGTGGCGGGTGGGGGATAAAGGTGCAATTGGCGCAGGCAGGTGACCGGGCGTAGGCGGAGTTCAGCCCAGGCGGCCTGCCAGCGGCCCCAGGGCCAATAATGATAGGGCAGGGCCACGCCATGACGGGCGTTGCCCACCCAGTCCATGAAGCGCAAGGTGGGTCCCGCCAGCCAGCCTTCCAGGCAGTGGTCTTTAATGAGAAGACCCCGGCGTGCCACACGCACGGCCTCACGCAATAAAATCATCGGGTCTTCCGTATGATGGAGCACGTCCACAAACAGGGCCACGTCATACTGGCCGTCGGCGCAGGGGATGCGTCGGCCGTCGAAGGCCTTTACGGAAATGTAGGTTTGCGGACGGATCAGCACATCCAACCCCTCAATCCGTACGTCGGGGCGTTGGTCTAAAATGGCGCGGGCCACCCGGCCGTCGCCACAGCCAATGTCCAACACCGTCGCCCCGTGGGGCAACAGCGCGGCCAGATGCCCGGCGAGCACGCGCACCCGACGTGCAAAAACCAGGCGCCCGTGCAATGTGTCCAGACAGCTCATCGGCGTTTAAGGCCCAGCACGCTCAGGAAAAAGCTGGAAAATATGGTTTGGATGCCCAGCACCAGGGCCAGCAGCGCCGGGATGATGGTGCGCAAAGTCTCGGTGGGCTGCAGCGGCCCAAAGTGCGTCTGGCCCCAGCTCCAGACGGCATAGGCGGAGCCTCCCAGCCCGAGCAGGGTCAGCACCAGACCGGCGGTCAGCCCCACCTCCAACGTGATGATGCGGTAGAGCTTTTCCAGTCGGGCGTCGGGCGGCAGCAAGCCCTCGCTGATGGCAAAAACCTTGGTGAATACGGCAAACAGCACCGCTTGATACCCCATGAGCACCATCATCGCCGCATACAGCAGCGTATGCACATCAAAGGTCACACTGCCCACCGTGCGCGGGCCGGGCAGCAGCCAGGCCATGAGCAGCACGCCCAACAACATCAACAGAGCACCGGGAATGAGAAACAGCCAGCGCGGACTGTAGAGCAGCATGAAGCGCAAGTGGCGCCAGCCATCCCGCCAGCGACGCAGGTGCGGCGGGCGGCCGCGGCCATCCGGCGACAGTGTGACGGGCACCTCGGTGATTTTAAGCCCCAGCAGGGCGGCCTTGACCACCATTTCACTGGCAAACTCCATGCCCGTGGTGCGCAGGGCCATGCGCTCGGCCGCCTCCCTGGTGAAGCCGCGCATGCCGCAATGAAAATCACGCGCGGGCGCCTTGAAAAACAACCGGCCCAGCCCCGTGAGCACGGGGTTGCCCAAATAACGATTGAGCCAGGGCATGGCGCCGGGCTGAATGCCGCCGCTGAAGCGGTTGCCCATGACCAGATCGTAGCCTTCGCGCAGTTTCTCGACAAACGGCCAGATGGCGGACCAGTCATAGCTGTCGTCGGAATCCGCCATGATCACATAACGTCCCCGGGCTGCCGCCATGGCCCCCATCAACGCCGCCCCATAGCCCCGCGTGGGCACGTCCACCACCCGCGCACCCAAATTGCGGGCAATATCCTGGGAACCGTCGGTGCTGCCGTTGTCGCCCACGATGATTTCCCCCGCCAGGCCGTGTCGCGCGAGCGCCGCCTGCGCTTTGCGGATGCAATGCCCCAGTGTTTTGGCCTCATTCAAGCAGGGCATGATGAGGCTGACTTCGGGCTGAGCATGGTTTTCGGTTGCATTCGGCACGGCCAGAAATATGGGTCACCTGCGGGCGGGTAGGCAAACAGGAAATGTGCCGTCAAGGCCGTGTTTAAGGCTTGCGCGGTTGGGGTGACCGTGTCAAATAGCGCCATGCAAAAACCATTACCTGAAGCTTCCATTACTTTGACGCGTCGTCGTTTTTTGTCCGGTGTGGGCGCTGCCACCGTGACCTTCAGCCTGGTGGCGCCCCGGTGGGTTTCCGCCGCTGAAGCCGGCCCCAAAATCAAGGTGGGGTTGATTGGCGCCGGCGGGCGGGGCCAATGGATTTTGAAATATTTCAAGGATCACGGCGGCTATGAGATCGCCGCTGTCTTTGATTATTTTGAGGACCGCGCCAAGGCCGCGGGCGACAAGTATCAAGTGCCGGAAAACATGCGGTTCAGCGGTCTCTACGGCTACCGCAAACTGTTGGAAAACGGGGTGGACGCCGTCATCATCCAATCCCCGCCTTATTTCCATCCCGAACAGGCCGCCGATGCGGTGGAGGCCGGCAAGCATGTGTACCTGGCCAAGCCGCTGGCCGTGGACGTGCCCGGCTGTCTTTCCATTGCCGCCAGCGGCCAGAAGGCCACCCAGAAGAAGCTGGCTTTTCTGGTGGACTTCCAGACCCGCGCCCATCCTTCCTACCAGCAGGCCATCAAGCTGGTGCATGAGGGCAAAATCGGCCGGATTGTCTGCGGCGAGGCCAATTATCAGTGCAGCTTGATGTTTGCCAGCATGGATGCGCGCTTTCGCAAGGACCCGAAGAATCCGGAGGAGCGGCTGCGCGCCTGGGCCATTGACCGGGTGCTGTCGGGCGACGTCATCACCGAACAGAACATCCACGCCCTGGATGTGGCCTCATGGGTTCTCAACGCGGAACCCATCAAGGCCTACGGTACCGGCGGCAAGGCGCGGCCTTTCCTGGGGGATTGTTGGGATCATTTCGCCTGCATCTTCTACTATCCGCAGGGGATCATCCTCAGCTTCAGCTCCAAACAGGTGGGCAAGGGGTGGGATGACATCCAATGCCGCATCTACGGCACGGAGGGCACGCTGGACACGCATTACGGCGGCCCCGTGCGATTGCACTGCGACGATGCCTACAATGGCGGCACCACCAACACCATTTATGAGCTGGGCGTGCAAAACAACGTGAAGACCTTTTACGACTGCATCGTCCAAGGCGACTTTTCCAACCCCACTGTGGCCCCCAGTGTGCGCAGCAATCTGGTGACCATTCTGGGCCGCACGGCGGCCTATAAGAACACTGAAGTCACCTGGGCGCAGATGATGAAAGCCCGCGAGAAGTGGACGTTTGATACCAAGGGCCTGAAGGCTTGAGCGTGACCCCGCCTCAGGCGGCCTGCTCCCCGCGGTACACCCGCGGCACGCGGTAACTGATGTTGGTGAGCACTTCCCACGGGATGGTGCCAAACCATCCGGCCAGTTGGGCGGCGGTGATTTCCTTGTTGCCCTGGCGGCCCAGCAGCACCACTTCTTCGCCGGCTTTCACCTGGGGCAGGGGGGTGACATCCACCAGCGTTTGATCCATGGTCACTCGGCCGAGCACGGGACACAGACGCCCTCTAATCAACATCGCCGCCCGCTGACTGGCGGCCCGCATGTAGCCATCGCCATAACCGCAGCCCACCACCGCCACCCGCATCGGCCGGGGCGTGATATAGGTGTGCCCGTAGCTCAACGGTGTGCCTTGGGGCACTTCCCGCACCAGCGTGACCCGGCTCTTCCATTGCAGCGCGGGCTTCAGGTGTCTGGCCAGGACGGAGGCGGGCCTGCGTTTGCCGGGGGGAATGATGCCATAGACCAACAGACCGGGACGAACCAGGTTGAAGTGCGCCTCCGGTTCCCACAAGACCCCCCCGCTATTGCAGGCGTGGACATACGGCACCACCACTCCGCCGGCCTCAATGGCCCGGAGAACCATGCTGAAACGCTCCCGCTGCTGCCGCGTGAACTCGGCATCGTCCTCGGCGGAGCTGAAATGAGTCATCAGCCCTGCCAGGCGCACACCGGGCAGCCGGGCGATGCTGCGCGCCAATTGCGCTGCTTCCTCCGGGCGTGCCCCCAGCCGCCCCATGCCGGTGTCCACTTTGAGATGCACTTCCACGGTCTTGTTCTGCCGCCGGGCCTCGCGGGAAAACGCGCGGGCTTCGGCCAGCGTGGAAAGGGTGGGCATGATGCCATCCCGCACGGCGATGGGAATTTCCTCGGGCAGACAGGCACCCAGCATCAGCACGGGCCAGCCCCGGCCGACCAGCCGCACACTGCGGGCCTCGGTCAGATTGGCCACCCCAAAAATGTCGGTGCCGCTTTGCATGAGCAGGGCGGCTATTTGTTTCAGCCCGTGCCCGTAGGCATCGGCTTTTACCACGGTGAGGATGCGGGTGTGCGGGCCGACGCGATGCCGCAGCCACGCCAGATTCGAGCGCAGGGCATCGAAATCCACTTCCGCCCAGCAACGGTAGGGCGCATTCATAAATCTTTGAGCACGCGCGGCGGCGGGGCTTTGGCAAAGCGCGCCTCGCGCAAATAAATGGGGGTCAGGACGCCAGCCTCCGTGACCGCCTCCGCCGAGGCGGCCAGTCGCGCCAGCTCCTTCGCCCGGGGATGCCATTCCATGGCGCCGGGACACCAGCCGGTAATGTCCGGCCCCCATACCTTGGCCCCGGCGGCCAACTGTCCGCGCACCGCATTCTGTGGGAGCAACTGGGGCGGATGAATTTCCTGCCAACCCGTCTCCGCCAGCCGATAACCCGCCCAACAGGCCTCGCCGCGTTGGGCGTCCACCGCCAGAAACACCTCGCCACGCTGTCCACTGCGCCAAAGTCCCTCCGCCATGACGTGAAAACTGCTGATTCCCCAAAGCCTGACGGGGCGCACCGCCTGCCATCCCTGGGCGGCCGCAATCGCCATGCGAATGCCGGTATAACTGCCCGGTCCCAGACCAATCGCCAGCCCCTCCACCGCTGCGCGCTCCCAACCGGCTTGTTCCAGGGCTGCCTGAATCAGGGCAAACAGGCGCGTATGCCGCGCATGGGCTTCTGTGACTTCCACCGGCGGGCCGCCGGCTGAGTCCCATGCCGCCACGGAGCGGACCCCTGCCGACAGTTCAAGCGCCAAAATCTTCATGAATAATCCGCCGCTCCTTTTCGCTCTGGAATTGCAGCCATGCCAGCCGGCAGGGACGTGGCAATCCAGCTACTTCAGCCGGCACGAGGGAGCCGCTGCCGGAGGAAACTCCCTGCTGCCAAGAGCATATAACCTCCGGCAGCCAGCGTTCAATCCATTCCACCACCACGATGCCCTGGGGCGCGAGGAGGTATTCCTCCAAGCCTGCCGCCACGATTTCCGGGGGATCATTCAGGCGATACAGATCCAGGTGGAAAAGCGGATACCGTCCCCCGTGGTATTCCACCATCAGCGCAAAACTGGGCGAGTGCACCCGGTCAGGACAACCAAGGCCCTGGGCCAGACCGCGCACAAGCTGGGTTTTGCCGGCACCCAGGTCTCCGGTCAGACCGAGAACCCAGCCGGGCCCCAGCTCCCTGGCCCAGGCTTCTCCCAGGGCCTCCGTTTCCGCGGGACTATGCGAAATGTTCGTAACCATGCAGTTCCAGGGGTTGCACACTCTTGCGGCGCCGGATGCGGATGCCCGGCTCGGCCGTGATCTTGCCAATGCAGGTGAGCTTGAGTTGCGGGAAGGCCGCCTTCCAGGCGTCCACCAGGGCCACGGCTTTCTGCGGAGGCACGGCAAAAAGCAGCTCGAAATCCTCGCCATCGGATAACGCCGCCTCCAGGGGAGGTTTGGCTCCCGGTTGCTCACGAAAGCGCAGCCGGGCGGCGCGGCTGATGGGAATGGCCTCGGCCAACAGCTCCGCCCCCAGGTTGCCGGCCTGGAGTAAATGACGCAAATCGCCCGCCAGCCCGTCACTCAAGTCAATCATGGCACGCGGGGAAAAATGCTCCGCCAGCCAGCGGGCCTCCTTGAGCCGTGGCTCAAAATCCAGGTGTTTGCCGGACAGCGAGCCGCCCAGCTCGCCGGTCACAAAGAGGGCGTCGCCCACCTGTGCGCCCCGCCGGTGCACTACGCGACTGGATTCCACCCGCCCCAGCAGGGCCACTGAAATCCAGATGCCCGAAGTGCTGGTGGTGGTCTCGCCGCCCACAATCGCCACCTGGTGCCTTTCCGCGCAGGCGCGCAATCCTTGATACATGGCCTCGATGCGACTTACCTCGTGCTGGGGAGGCAACCCCAAAGTAATCAGCGCGTGCAGCGGTGTGCCGGCCATGGCGGCGATGTCACTTAAACAACGGGCGAGGGCCTTGTGGCCCACTTTCTCCGAGGGCGTCTCCGGCGTGAAATGCACGTGCTCGACCACGGCATCGGTCTTCAACAGGAAATACTGGCCCGGCACCCCTAAATCAAGCACGGCGCAATCATCGCCCACCCCGGTGATGACGCCGGCCGGCACAGGCAGGCCACGAGTCAGGCAGGCAATGAGTTCAAATTCATTCATGGCACCAGAATCCGCAGCCATTCAAAATACGGGTCCAGATTCCACTGGCATGCCAGCACCAGAAAATTGGCCGCATTAAACAGGGCATGCACCAGAATGGGCGCCCAGAGATTGTCCGTGGCTTCGTACACCGCCACCAGGGCCAGCGCCAGCACAAACAGCGGCGCCATGGTCATCAAGTTGCTGTGATACAAGGCAAACAGCAAGGAAGTGCCGAACAAGGCGGCCCGTGGATACCCCGCCTGCTTCACCGTGGGATAGAGGATGCCGCGAAACAGGGCTTCCTCAACCACGGGAGCCACCAGGATGGTCATGACGGCCAGGCTGGCCAGTTCAAGCCCCGGCGGCTGTTGTTGGATGTATTGGACGGCCAGTTGTGACTCGGGCCGGCCTCCCAGTCGTTCAATCCAAAGCCCTGAAAATTTGCTGAGCATCCAGGTGGCCGGCAGCACCAGCAGGGTGGTGAGGCAACTCAATCCCACCACCCGCAAGGCCGGGCCGTGACGCCACCCGAAGGCCTCGCTCCAGGTCATCCGGTTGACCCGTAAAAATACCGTCAACATCGCCAACAAAGCTCCATGCACGAAGACAAGGTTTCCGGCCAGGGTGAGGAGCCGCTGAAAATTTTGCGTGCTTTCCTGAAACCATGAGTTGATTACCGCCACCACCACGTAGCCCAGGCAAAGGCTGAAAAACATCCCCACCACCAGGTAGGGGACGGTCTCCGGCTGCCAGCGTCGCTCACTCAGCACGCCGCCTTCATAGCGCACCAGCGCCAGTGCGCCAAACAAGTTTTTAACAATGTTCGGGCTTGTCGGACGTGGCCGGGAGCGGCAAGCTTTGCGCCCGTAACTATGACGCAACAGGTGAATCTGGGCATGATTGGGGGTGGGACGGTGGGCAGCGGCGTGTACCATGCCTTGTCCCGCAACCGGGCGTTGATGGAATCCCGCCTGGGCATCCGGCTCAACTGGGTGGGGGTGGCGGTCAAGGAGTTTGACGAGCCGCGGCCCTATCCCATTCCGCGTTCGCTGCTGACCACCGATTGGATGCAAGTCGTCAAAGACCCGCGGGTGAACATCGTCATCGAGCTGGTGGGCGGCACCACCATTGCCAAAACCATGGTGCTGACTGCCTTGAGCCTGGGCAAGCCGGTCATCACGGCCAACAAAGCCCTGCTCAGCGCCCACGGCGAGGAGCTGTTTGCCGCGGCCCAGAAATACGGGGCCAACCTTTACTACGAGGCCAGCGTGTGCGGCGGCATCCCCATCATCAAGGCCCTGCGTGAGGGATTCGTGGGCAACCGCATCACCCATCTCTACGGCATCGTCAATGGCACCTGCAATTACATCCTCACCCGCATGCAGCATGAGGGCGCCGAGTTTGCGCAGGTGCTCCAGGAAGCCCAGCGGCTGGGGTATGCCGAGGCGGACCCTTCCCTGGATATTGATGGGCATGATGCCCGTCACAAGATCGGCATCCTTGCCTCACTGGCACACGGGTTTTGGGTGCGGCCCGACACCATCCACGTGGAGGGCATCCGTCAGGTGACCCAGGCCGACATTCGTTTTGCCGCGCAGTTGGGCTACACCATCAAGCTGCTGGGCATCATCAAAGCCGTGCCGGGCCGGGGCAAGGCCGGCGAAGGCGGGGCGCGAATCCAGGTTGCGGTGCATCCCACCTTGGTGCCGAATCGCCACGTGCTGGCCAGCGTTAATGATGTCTTCAACGCGGTTTTCGTGCGCGGGGATGTGGTGGGCGATACCTTGTTTTATGGGCGCGGCGCTGGCAAGGATGCCACCGCCAGCGCGGTCTTGAGCGACATTGCGGATGCCGCCCTCGAAATCAAACACGGCACGCGCCATCGCATCCCGCCTTTCGTGCCCCATGCCAACGGCAGCGCGGTGGTGCCCATGGAGCAAACCATCAGCCGTTATTACCTGCGGTTGAGCGTGGTGGACCGCCCCGGTGTGCTGGCGCGTATTTCGAGCATCCTGGGCCAGGCCAACATCGGCATCATGTCGGTCATCCAGCCCGAGGCTCGCGAGGGCCAGAGCGTCCCTCTGATTCTTATGATCCACGATGCGCCCAACGCCGCCATGACCAAGGCGCTGGCCCAGATCGCGCGGCTCAAAGTGGTCAAAGCCCCGCCGGTCATGTTCCGCGTGGAAACGTTTGATTGACCCCGCCCCGTTGATGGTGCCCTTGTCCCCCGACTCATTCACCCGCTGCCTGCAGTCCTGGCTGTGGGGGAGGGGACGTTCATCACCGCAGACCTGTCCCCCCGGCGGAATCGTTTCCCTGTGGCTGGCCGAAGCCGGGCAGGCCGCCAAGACACCGAAAACTGGGGGGGGAACGCGTGGATTTCCCAAGCTCGCCCCCCTCTTGGCCGCGCTCGTGGCGTTGATTCCCATCGTGCCCTCGGCCGCTCCTGCCGGCTTCGTCACATCCAACCTAAAGCCGCCCAATCCGCCTCGGGAATTTCGGGGTTTGTGGGTGGCTTCCGTGTCCAATATTGATTGGCCCTCCAAACCGGGGCTGCCTGCGGCCCAGCAGCAGGCCGAGTTGCGGGCGTTGCTGGATCGGGCGGTGCAACTGCGCCTCAACGCGGTCATCTTGCAGGTGCGCCCGGCCTGCGACGCCTTGTACGCCTCCAAACTTGAGCCGTGGAGCGAATACCTGACCGGCCGCATGGGGCAGCCTCCCGCACCGGAGTATGATCCTCTGGCTTTCGCAGTGAGCGAGGCCCATGCGCGGGGACTCGAACTGCACGCTTGGGTCAATCCCTTCCGGGCACGCCATGCTTCCGGCAACTCTCCTGTTTCCCCGCAACACATCAGCCAGGCGCGCCCCGAACTGGTGCGATCATACGGCCGGCAGCTTTGGCTGGACCCGGGGGAGCCGGCGGCCCGCGAACATTCCTTGCGGGTGTTGCTGGATATCGTCCAGCGTTACGACATTGATGGCCTGCACATGGACGATTACTTCTATCCTTATAAGG
Proteins encoded in this region:
- a CDS encoding class I SAM-dependent methyltransferase, which gives rise to MSCLDTLHGRLVFARRVRVLAGHLAALLPHGATVLDIGCGDGRVARAILDQRPDVRIEGLDVLIRPQTYISVKAFDGRRIPCADGQYDVALFVDVLHHTEDPMILLREAVRVARRGLLIKDHCLEGWLAGPTLRFMDWVGNARHGVALPYHYWPWGRWQAAWAELRLRPVTCLRQLHLYPPPATWFFDRSLHFMAWLEKENGGRV
- a CDS encoding sugar phosphate isomerase/epimerase, yielding MMKTNRRQFVQTTALAAAALSVAPQVWGAARKKLPIALQLYSVRQDCGKDFDAALERVAKMGFDGVEFAGYHTYGGKPKELRKRLDDLGLKVAATHIGTGSFRGDNLQKTIEFHQIIGCKFLIVPGDGDFTNPEKCKPLADLFNQTAEKLKPLNMYCGYHNHTAEFKKFGDTTFWDFFAANTSKDVVLQQDCGWTAAAKLDPVEMMKKYPGRMKSTHFKPTVVGNEPGKKAFIGQDSVDWKAVIAACIEFGGSEWITLEQEAYPDGKSPMEATEISFKALKAMVG
- a CDS encoding glycosyltransferase family 2 protein — translated: MPNATENHAQPEVSLIMPCLNEAKTLGHCIRKAQAALARHGLAGEIIVGDNGSTDGSQDIARNLGARVVDVPTRGYGAALMGAMAAARGRYVIMADSDDSYDWSAIWPFVEKLREGYDLVMGNRFSGGIQPGAMPWLNRYLGNPVLTGLGRLFFKAPARDFHCGMRGFTREAAERMALRTTGMEFASEMVVKAALLGLKITEVPVTLSPDGRGRPPHLRRWRDGWRHLRFMLLYSPRWLFLIPGALLMLLGVLLMAWLLPGPRTVGSVTFDVHTLLYAAMMVLMGYQAVLFAVFTKVFAISEGLLPPDARLEKLYRIITLEVGLTAGLVLTLLGLGGSAYAVWSWGQTHFGPLQPTETLRTIIPALLALVLGIQTIFSSFFLSVLGLKRR
- a CDS encoding transcriptional repressor; amino-acid sequence: MQIASKEQAHARFLALLRQAGLPVTTQRRAVFEAMLERQDHPTAEQVYQVVLQKLPHISRMTVHRILNTFVALGVVDKTCHPGSAARFDSKTHPHHHLVCLDCGAIMDVEDPRLDRMPRPRIPAGDFVIEDYQVQFRGRCARCQQKARALQRRPRINASAAPPRNAGSTT
- the katG gene encoding catalase/peroxidase HPI: MSNQSQCPFSGKTMKSYAGAGTTNRDWWPHQLRLELLHQHSSKSNPMDKDFNYAKEFQSLDYWALKKDLAALMTDSQDWWPADFGHYGPLFIRMAWHSAGTYRIGDGRGGAGRGQQRFAPLNSWPDNVNLDKARRLLWPIKQKYGRKISWADLMILAGNVALETMGFKTFGFAGGREDVWEPDQDVYWGSEKTWLGDERYSGDRQLENPLAAVQMGLIYVNPEGPNGNPDPVAAARDIRETFARMAMNDEETVALIAGGHTFGKTHGAGPASHVGPEPEAAPLEEQGLGWKSTFGTGKGPDTITSGLEVTWTTTPTKWSTNFFWNLFNYEWELTKSPAGAWQWRPKGGAGEGTVPDAHDPNKRHAPAMLTTDLALRYDPVYEKISRRFMENPDQFAEAFARAWFKLTHRDMGPRARYLGPEVPKEELIWQDPIPPVNHPLVDAQDIAALKAKILASGLAISELVYTAWSSASTFRGSDKRGGANGARIRLAPQKDWEVNQPQQLAKVLAALQRIQEEFNRTAQGGKRVSLADLIVLGGCAAIEEAAKKAGHTVTVPFAPGRMDALAEQTDAASFAVLEPLADGFRNYLKAKYAVPAEALLVDKAQLLTLTAPEMTVLVGGMRALNANYGGTRHGVFTSRPGTLTNDFFVNLLDMRTEWKPTSPEAELFEGRDRKTGELKWTATRVDLVFGSNSQLRAIAEVYGCADSQEKFVRDFIAAWNKVMNLDRFDLLQ
- a CDS encoding Gfo/Idh/MocA family oxidoreductase → MQKPLPEASITLTRRRFLSGVGAATVTFSLVAPRWVSAAEAGPKIKVGLIGAGGRGQWILKYFKDHGGYEIAAVFDYFEDRAKAAGDKYQVPENMRFSGLYGYRKLLENGVDAVIIQSPPYFHPEQAADAVEAGKHVYLAKPLAVDVPGCLSIAASGQKATQKKLAFLVDFQTRAHPSYQQAIKLVHEGKIGRIVCGEANYQCSLMFASMDARFRKDPKNPEERLRAWAIDRVLSGDVITEQNIHALDVASWVLNAEPIKAYGTGGKARPFLGDCWDHFACIFYYPQGIILSFSSKQVGKGWDDIQCRIYGTEGTLDTHYGGPVRLHCDDAYNGGTTNTIYELGVQNNVKTFYDCIVQGDFSNPTVAPSVRSNLVTILGRTAAYKNTEVTWAQMMKAREKWTFDTKGLKA